The genomic DNA ACTGCCCGAGGCCGTGCAGCAATCGCTGGCCGCATCGATCCCGTTTCCGCCGCGCCTGGGCAAGCCTTCGGAATTTGCCGAGCTGGCCTGCCACATCGTGACCAATGGCCACCTCAACGGCGAAGTCATTCGCCTCGACGGCGCCCTGCGCATGGCGCCGCGCTGATTTTCAGCCCCAGCAAACAGAGCCCGGAAGACAAGGAGACAACACCATGACCAACAGACGCCAATTCGTGCAGGCACTCGGCGGCGCAGCCGCTCTCGGCGCCCTGCATCCGCTTGCCGCACTCGCCCAGGCCGTGCAGCAGGCCAAGATCTACTACGGCTTTCCGGCCGGCAGCGCGGGCGACAGCGTGGCGCGCCGGGTGGCCGAGAAGCTGGGCGACACGCCCTATTCGAAGATCAACGCGGTGGTCGAGAACAAGCCCGGCGCGGGCGGGCGCATTGCGCTCGACACGCTCAAGACCTCGCCGGCCGACGGTTCGGTGCTGTGCCTCGCACAAGCCTCGGCGCTCTCGACCTACCCGCACATCTATACCAAGCTGAGCTACGGCCTTGCCGATTTCGCGCCGGTTTCCATCGGCGCCGTGATGACGCACGGCCTGGCTGTCGGGCCGATGGTGCCGGCCAGCGTGAAGACGCTGAAGGACTACATCGCCTGGGCCAAGGCCAATCCCGGCCAGGCCAGCTACGGCTCGCCGGGCGCGGGCTCCACGCCGCACTTCCTGGGTGCGCTGCTGGGCCTGAACACCGGCACCGACCTGCGCCACGTTCCCTACCGCGGTTCGCTGCCGGCCATCAACGACGTGGTGGGCGGGCAGATCGCCTCGAGCATGACGCCCGTGGGCGACTACCTGCCCTTCGCCAAGGCCGGCAAGCTGCGCGTGCTCGCCACCTCGGGCGCCCAGCGCGCGGCCTACCTGCCCGACGTGCCCACCTTCACCGAACAGGGCTTCCCGGAAATCGTGGCCGACGAATGGTTCGGCTTCTTCGCGCCGGCGAAGACGCCCGCCCCCGTCATCGCCGCCGCGAGCACGGCGATCCAGGCCGCGCTCAAGGACAAGGCCGTGGCCGACGGCCTGCTGTCGGTCGGCCTGGTCGCGCACGGCTCCTCGCCCGAGGACATGAAGAAATCGCTCCAGTCCGAATACGAGCGCTGGGGCCCGCTGGTCAAGAAGATCGGCTTCACCGCCGAGTCCTGAGACACCGATGGATTACCGCCCCCGCCCCGAAGACAGCCGCTTCATTCTGAACGCGGTGCTCAATGCACCTTCGAGGCTGCGCGCGCTCGCGCCCTTCGCCGAGGTCGACGAAGCGCTGCAGGCACAAGTGCTCGAGGAAGCCGCGCGCTTCGTGGCCGAGGCGGTGGCGCCCATCAACCGCGGCGGCGACGAAATCGGCTGCCGCTTCGCCAACGGCGAGGTCGCCACGCCGCCCGGATTCCGCGCGGCCTACCAGGCCCTGGTCGACGGCGGCTGGCCCGGCCTGTCGGCCGCGGTCGAAGACGGCGGCCAGGGGCTGCCGGCCGTGCTCGAAGCCATCCTCTACGAATGGCTGAGCGCAGCGAACCACGGCCTCACGATGGCGCCGGGGCTGCTGCACGGCGCCTACGCCTGCCTCAAGCACCACGGCAGCGACGAACTGAAGGCACGCTACCTCTCGAAGATCGCCACCGGCGAATGGCTCGCCACCATGTGCCTGACCGAAGCCCACGCGGGCAGCGACCTGGGCCAGGTGCGCACGCGCGCCGTGCCGCAGGCCGACGGCAGCCTGCGCGTGAGTGGCGGCAAGATCTTCATCTCGGGCGGCGAACACGACCTCACGCCCAACATCGTGCACCTGGTGCTGTGCCGCATGCCCGATGCACCCGCCGGTCCCAAGGGCCTGTCGCTGGTGCTCGTGCCCAAGGTGCTGCCCGACGGCACGCGCAATGCGGTGCACTGCGAGCGCATCGAAGAGAAGATGGGCCTGCACGGCAGCCCCACCTGCACGATGCGCTTCGACGACGCCACCGGCCGGCTGGTCGGCGAGCCGGGCCGCGGCCTGGCCGCGATGTTCGTGATGATGAATGCGGCGCGCCTGCATGTGGCGCTGCAGGGTATCGGCCTGCTCGACGCCGCCTGGCAGAAGGCCGAGGCCTATGCGGCCGAGCGCCGCCAGATGCGTGCGCCCGGCGCCGTGCCCGCCAGCCGCGGCGCCGAAGCCGCGGACCTGATCGCCGAGCACCCCGCGATCCGCCGCATTCTCGACACCCAGCGCGCCTGGATCGACGGCGCGCGCACGCTCGCCTACCGCAGCGCACTGATGCTCGACGTGGCCGCGCACGACGCCGACCCCAAGGCGCGCGAACGCGCGCAGCACTGGTGTTCGCTGGTCACGCCCGTGCTCAAGGCCGCCTGCACGCAGCAGGCCTTCCATGGCGCGAGCGAATGCCTGCAGGTGTTCGGCGGCCACGGCTACGTGCGCGAATGGGGCATCGAGCAGATCGTGCGCGATGCGCGCGTGACCATGATCTACGAGGGCACCAACGAGATCCAGGCCATCGACCTGCTGGTGCGCAAGGTGCTGCCTGACGGCGGCGCCGCGATGTCGGCCGTGCTGCTCGAACTGCGCGACGCGCTCGACGCCTCGCGCGAGGCCGATGCCGACGTGCAGCGCCGGCTCGCGCAGCTGCGCTACCTGGGCACCACCATCGCGATGGCCGCGCATGCCAACCCCGTGCTGCCCTACGAAGTGGCCGACGACTACCTGCGCGCGGTGATGCTCGCGATGCTGGCCTGGGCCTGGGCGCGCATCGATGCGGCCGAGGCAACGCCGGCCGAGCGCGCCGCCAGGGCCGGCCCGGCGGCCGCGCTGCGGCGCTGGGTGCTGCCCGAATTCGACATGCGGCTGGCCATCGTCAAGCGCGCCTGCGAAGGTGTCGCGATGACGCACGACGCCGCAAAAACTCCCGCCGCCGCGCGCTGACGGAAGCCCGGCCGGGCCGGCCACGAGTTACGCTCGGGCCATGCCCCGTCCATCCAAGAACAGTCCCGCCAAAGCAGAGCCGGCCGCAGCGCCAAGCGGCAAATCTGAGCGGCTCGATGCCCGCATGCTGGAAGCCCTGGTCGGCTACAACGCGCGCCGCGCCTGGCTCATCGTGAGCAGCGTGTTCGCCGAGCGCATGGCGCCGTACGGCCTCAAGCAGATCGACTTCTCGGTGCTGTCGCTGCTCGCGCACAACCCGGGCGCCACCTCGCGCCAGCTGTGCAACACGCTCGACATCCTGCCGCCCAACCTGGTGAGCCTGGTCGCCACGCTCGACAGCCGCGGACTCATCGAGCGCCGCCCGCATCCGCACGACGGCCGCGCGGTGGGCCTGCACCTCACCGAGGCCGGCGAAAAGCTGATCCGCGAGGCCGAGCAGACCGTGACGCAGCTCGAGGCCGACGCCAGCGCACGGCTCACGGCACGCGAGCGCGAAACGCTGATCCGGCTGCTGCAGAAGATCTATCTGTAGCCGAGGCCGCCCAGGCTAGAGCCCCCGCTCCACCATGTCGATCAGCCGCTGCCCCAGCGCATGGCTGGCTTGCGCATCCATGCCCTTGAGCGGTCCTTCGATGATCAGCAGCGCCAGGCCGTGCACGGCCGACCAGGCCAGGTATTCGGCGTCCGGGCGGTGCGAAGGGTCGAGCGCACCCGCTTCCACGAGCCGGTCGATCGCGGCACCCAACAGCTGGAACGGGTCCTTGCCGCTGGCGCCGGCCCTCGCCGGCCCCACCTCGCCTTCGGCGTCTTCCGACGACACCACGAAGGCGGTGCGGAACAGGCCCGGCTCGGCCTGGGCAAAGCGCAGATAGGCGGTACCGATGGCCCGCACCTGCGCCCGCGCGAAGTCGACGGGCGGCTGGTCGCAGGGCAGCACCGCCAGTTCCTTCTCCATGGCCCCGGCTGCCGCCGACAGCGCGGCCGCGCGCACCGCCAGCAGCAGCTCGCGCCGGCTCGCGAAATGGCGGTAGGCCGCATTGGGCACCACGCCCGCGCGCCGCGTCACTTCGCGCAGCGCCACCGCCTCGGGGCCGCCGTCGCGCGCCAGTTCGATGCCTGCGTCGAGCAGCGCGCGGCGCAGGTCGCCGTGGCGGTAGGTGCTGCGGGCCGCGGGCGGACTGGGGGCTGGCGGGACGATGCGGGGGCTCATCAAAGAAATCTCCATGTGGACAGTGTCCATTATGTCTGCTATTCTTTGTGGACGGTGT from Variovorax sp. V93 includes the following:
- a CDS encoding Bug family tripartite tricarboxylate transporter substrate binding protein — its product is MTNRRQFVQALGGAAALGALHPLAALAQAVQQAKIYYGFPAGSAGDSVARRVAEKLGDTPYSKINAVVENKPGAGGRIALDTLKTSPADGSVLCLAQASALSTYPHIYTKLSYGLADFAPVSIGAVMTHGLAVGPMVPASVKTLKDYIAWAKANPGQASYGSPGAGSTPHFLGALLGLNTGTDLRHVPYRGSLPAINDVVGGQIASSMTPVGDYLPFAKAGKLRVLATSGAQRAAYLPDVPTFTEQGFPEIVADEWFGFFAPAKTPAPVIAAASTAIQAALKDKAVADGLLSVGLVAHGSSPEDMKKSLQSEYERWGPLVKKIGFTAES
- a CDS encoding MarR family winged helix-turn-helix transcriptional regulator; translation: MPRPSKNSPAKAEPAAAPSGKSERLDARMLEALVGYNARRAWLIVSSVFAERMAPYGLKQIDFSVLSLLAHNPGATSRQLCNTLDILPPNLVSLVATLDSRGLIERRPHPHDGRAVGLHLTEAGEKLIREAEQTVTQLEADASARLTARERETLIRLLQKIYL
- a CDS encoding acyl-CoA dehydrogenase family protein, which codes for MDYRPRPEDSRFILNAVLNAPSRLRALAPFAEVDEALQAQVLEEAARFVAEAVAPINRGGDEIGCRFANGEVATPPGFRAAYQALVDGGWPGLSAAVEDGGQGLPAVLEAILYEWLSAANHGLTMAPGLLHGAYACLKHHGSDELKARYLSKIATGEWLATMCLTEAHAGSDLGQVRTRAVPQADGSLRVSGGKIFISGGEHDLTPNIVHLVLCRMPDAPAGPKGLSLVLVPKVLPDGTRNAVHCERIEEKMGLHGSPTCTMRFDDATGRLVGEPGRGLAAMFVMMNAARLHVALQGIGLLDAAWQKAEAYAAERRQMRAPGAVPASRGAEAADLIAEHPAIRRILDTQRAWIDGARTLAYRSALMLDVAAHDADPKARERAQHWCSLVTPVLKAACTQQAFHGASECLQVFGGHGYVREWGIEQIVRDARVTMIYEGTNEIQAIDLLVRKVLPDGGAAMSAVLLELRDALDASREADADVQRRLAQLRYLGTTIAMAAHANPVLPYEVADDYLRAVMLAMLAWAWARIDAAEATPAERAARAGPAAALRRWVLPEFDMRLAIVKRACEGVAMTHDAAKTPAAAR
- a CDS encoding TetR/AcrR family transcriptional regulator encodes the protein MSPRIVPPAPSPPAARSTYRHGDLRRALLDAGIELARDGGPEAVALREVTRRAGVVPNAAYRHFASRRELLLAVRAAALSAAAGAMEKELAVLPCDQPPVDFARAQVRAIGTAYLRFAQAEPGLFRTAFVVSSEDAEGEVGPARAGASGKDPFQLLGAAIDRLVEAGALDPSHRPDAEYLAWSAVHGLALLIIEGPLKGMDAQASHALGQRLIDMVERGL